The Microbacterium sp. LWH7-1.2 genome window below encodes:
- a CDS encoding NAD(P)-binding domain-containing protein gives MTELPRQAIGRAELAQALEHASIPTLLPVLVQLTGDRSWIEPPYTVERVRGLVENPSGGLAPELQAKVREAALDAVLEWHAGRPAAMSRPDRDTLRALMSAAIGQPARIEYADIFAADLAIDESVDGRVEESPSEAVPGEQRLIETDVVVVGAGFSGLRAGIEFQERGIPFTIIERNSDVGGVWLTSNYPGAGVDTPTQLYSLATDPYPWSGVFARQPEMLDYARSVAERHALHESIRFGTEVTSAVWDDEGERWRIELRIPDGGTEVLTPRVLVSAVGTFATAAMPAMPGIDDFAGEVIHTAQWPEGVDLRGKRVAVIGAGASAMQLVPAIVDQVDELVLFQRTPQWIAPVEDYFEQFPPEIDQLNRWVPSYREWWRFRLATIWNDGAFPALLVEEGWEEFPRSVNRVNASQRRYYERYLRQQLEGRDDLIEISLPDYPPFAKRLLLDNGWFAAIRKDHVRVVPRGVSAIRPHAVVAEDAEEHEVDIVIFATGYSATEYLATLPVTGPGGVRLGDAWNKDDASAYLGMTVPGFPNLFIMYGPNTHPGPGGSYLFIAEVSAGYIADAVEFLEEQGGGTLAVRPEILQEYQAEVDSMNAGMVWGTDLVRSYVKNSAGRVVIFLPWRISDYWLLAHQFLPEDFRVESRVSAR, from the coding sequence ATGACTGAACTCCCTCGTCAGGCCATCGGCCGCGCGGAACTCGCGCAGGCTCTCGAGCACGCGAGCATCCCGACCCTCCTGCCCGTGCTGGTGCAGCTGACCGGAGACCGGTCGTGGATCGAGCCGCCGTACACGGTGGAGCGCGTGCGGGGGCTCGTCGAGAACCCCTCGGGCGGCCTCGCGCCGGAGTTGCAGGCGAAGGTCCGCGAGGCGGCGCTGGATGCCGTGCTCGAGTGGCACGCCGGCCGGCCCGCCGCGATGAGCAGGCCCGACCGCGACACCCTGCGCGCGCTGATGTCGGCGGCGATCGGACAGCCGGCGCGGATCGAGTACGCCGACATCTTCGCCGCGGATCTGGCCATCGACGAGTCCGTCGATGGGCGTGTCGAAGAGTCGCCGTCGGAGGCGGTGCCGGGGGAGCAACGGCTCATCGAGACCGACGTCGTGGTCGTGGGGGCGGGCTTCTCGGGACTGCGGGCCGGTATCGAGTTCCAGGAACGCGGCATCCCGTTCACGATCATCGAGCGCAACTCCGACGTCGGCGGTGTCTGGCTGACCAGCAACTACCCCGGCGCGGGCGTCGACACGCCGACACAGCTCTACTCGCTCGCCACCGATCCGTACCCGTGGTCGGGGGTGTTCGCCCGGCAGCCCGAGATGCTGGACTACGCGCGGTCCGTCGCCGAGCGCCACGCGCTGCACGAGTCGATCCGGTTCGGCACCGAGGTGACCAGCGCGGTCTGGGATGACGAGGGCGAGCGCTGGCGGATCGAGCTGCGAATCCCCGACGGCGGCACGGAGGTCCTCACGCCGCGAGTCCTCGTCAGCGCGGTCGGCACGTTCGCGACCGCGGCGATGCCGGCGATGCCGGGCATCGACGACTTCGCGGGGGAGGTCATCCACACGGCCCAATGGCCCGAGGGCGTGGATCTGCGCGGAAAGCGGGTGGCGGTGATCGGCGCGGGCGCGAGCGCCATGCAGCTCGTCCCGGCGATCGTGGATCAGGTGGACGAGCTGGTGCTCTTCCAGCGCACGCCGCAGTGGATCGCCCCCGTCGAGGACTACTTCGAGCAGTTCCCTCCGGAGATCGACCAGCTCAACCGCTGGGTGCCGAGCTATCGGGAGTGGTGGCGATTCCGGCTCGCGACGATCTGGAACGACGGAGCTTTCCCCGCGCTGCTCGTCGAGGAGGGCTGGGAGGAGTTCCCGCGCTCGGTGAACCGGGTGAACGCCTCGCAGCGGCGCTACTACGAGCGCTATCTGCGGCAGCAGCTCGAGGGCCGGGACGATCTCATCGAGATCTCGCTCCCCGACTACCCGCCGTTCGCCAAGCGGCTGCTGCTGGACAACGGCTGGTTCGCCGCCATCCGGAAGGACCACGTCCGCGTCGTCCCGCGGGGCGTGTCGGCGATCCGCCCCCACGCCGTCGTCGCGGAGGACGCAGAGGAGCACGAGGTCGACATCGTGATCTTCGCGACCGGGTACTCCGCGACCGAGTACCTCGCCACCCTCCCGGTCACAGGACCCGGTGGCGTGCGGCTCGGCGACGCCTGGAACAAGGACGATGCCTCGGCCTATCTGGGGATGACCGTGCCCGGCTTTCCCAATCTCTTCATCATGTACGGCCCCAACACGCACCCCGGTCCGGGCGGCAGCTACCTCTTCATCGCGGAGGTCTCCGCGGGATACATCGCGGATGCGGTGGAGTTCCTCGAGGAGCAGGGCGGCGGCACGCTCGCCGTGCGTCCGGAGATCCTCCAGGAGTATCAAGCGGAGGTCGACTCGATGAACGCCGGCATGGTGTGGGGCACCGATCTCGTGCGCAGCTACGTGAAGAACTCGGCCGGGCGCGTCGTGATCTTCCTGCCCTGGCGCATCAGCGACTACTGGCTATTGGCGCACCAGTTCCTGCCGGAGGACTTCCGGGTCGAGAGCCGCGTCAGCGCCCGGTGA
- a CDS encoding SMP-30/gluconolactonase/LRE family protein produces the protein MTDPVDTRILAAGFAFPECPRWHDGEVWVSDMHTGEVSSIDPRSGSVRVRFRVPGSAAGLGWDDVGALAVSMTDRAVYRWDGGEPVRHIDIRPFSSSRTNELESDRRGGFFVGNVGFSLTKEPPRPTVLVHVDADGAAVVVAEDLLGPNGMAVSPDGTELVLAETFADRITRFRIDAGGELTDRETLVQLPPGTRPDGIDRDASGGIWYAAMGSAVVRHVDATGVEVESLTASQPAWACRLGGDGLLYICTSSGLDIAELDRRPGRVEVADPLSIGRNGQRTHD, from the coding sequence ATGACTGACCCGGTCGACACCAGGATCCTCGCCGCCGGGTTCGCCTTCCCGGAGTGCCCGCGCTGGCACGACGGCGAAGTGTGGGTCTCCGACATGCACACCGGGGAGGTGTCGTCGATCGACCCGCGAAGCGGCTCGGTCCGCGTGCGATTCCGCGTCCCGGGTTCGGCGGCCGGACTCGGCTGGGACGACGTCGGCGCGCTCGCCGTCAGCATGACCGACCGGGCCGTCTACCGGTGGGACGGCGGCGAGCCCGTCCGGCACATCGACATCCGTCCGTTTTCCTCCTCCCGGACCAACGAGCTCGAGTCCGACCGGCGAGGCGGCTTCTTCGTCGGCAACGTCGGATTCAGCCTGACGAAGGAGCCGCCGCGGCCGACGGTCCTCGTCCACGTCGACGCCGACGGGGCGGCCGTGGTCGTCGCCGAGGACCTCCTCGGGCCCAACGGCATGGCGGTGTCGCCGGACGGGACAGAACTGGTGCTCGCGGAGACCTTCGCCGACCGGATCACGCGTTTCCGCATCGACGCCGGCGGCGAGCTGACCGACCGCGAGACGCTCGTCCAGCTCCCGCCCGGCACCCGACCGGACGGAATCGACCGTGACGCATCGGGCGGGATCTGGTACGCCGCGATGGGATCCGCCGTCGTCCGTCATGTCGACGCGACGGGAGTGGAGGTCGAGAGCCTCACGGCCTCGCAGCCGGCCTGGGCGTGCCGGCTCGGCGGCGACGGACTCCTCTACATCTGCACGTCGTCGGGGCTCGACATCGCCGAGCTCGACCGGCGTCCGGGTCGCGTGGAGGTCGCCGATCCCCTCAGCATCGGCAGGAATGGACAGCGAACGCATGACTGA
- a CDS encoding enoyl-CoA hydratase-related protein — translation MSSEVTMNVTGHVAHVVLNRPPVNALTAQTMSDIVDVFDRIGGTSGVRAAVLSAEGRVFCAGSDVKARRESDPGSGEESAYNRLARELNASIADCPVPVVTAVDGPALGGGLCLVAASDIVVVGERAAFGLPEINVGLLGGGVWAARLFGSRWARRMTLTGAAVPASELLASGSFPAAESAEDPLAAAFELAELIARKSPAAVRLAKASLNDVEFMELRAGYRHEQTFTARLRGHPDSREAMAAFAERREPRFHD, via the coding sequence GTGTCGTCAGAGGTCACGATGAACGTGACGGGCCATGTCGCCCATGTCGTGCTGAACCGCCCGCCGGTGAACGCGCTGACTGCGCAGACGATGTCCGACATCGTCGACGTGTTCGACCGGATCGGCGGAACGAGCGGCGTCCGTGCAGCGGTCCTCTCCGCCGAGGGCCGCGTGTTCTGCGCCGGCAGCGACGTCAAAGCACGCCGGGAGAGCGACCCCGGGTCCGGCGAGGAGAGCGCCTACAACCGGCTGGCACGCGAGCTCAACGCGTCGATCGCGGACTGCCCCGTGCCGGTGGTCACCGCCGTCGACGGCCCGGCGCTCGGAGGCGGACTCTGCCTGGTCGCGGCATCCGACATCGTCGTCGTGGGGGAGCGCGCGGCCTTCGGTCTGCCCGAGATCAACGTCGGACTCCTCGGCGGCGGCGTCTGGGCGGCGCGACTGTTCGGAAGCCGCTGGGCGCGACGCATGACGCTCACGGGAGCCGCCGTTCCCGCATCCGAGTTGCTCGCGAGCGGATCGTTCCCCGCCGCCGAGTCGGCCGAGGACCCGCTGGCCGCCGCCTTCGAGCTCGCCGAGCTGATCGCGCGCAAGAGCCCGGCCGCCGTCAGGCTGGCGAAGGCGTCCCTCAACGACGTGGAGTTCATGGAGCTGCGAGCGGGCTACCGACACGAGCAGACATTCACCGCGCGCCTGCGCGGACACCCCGACTCACGCGAGGCGATGGCCGCCTTCGCGGAGCGCCGGGAGCCGAGATTCCATGACTGA
- a CDS encoding acyl-CoA dehydrogenase family protein, translating to MSATARDTELTATELALQSEVREFLAAELPRGSFVPGLGMVGGRDPEFSRKLAQRGWLGMSIPAEHGGAGRSAVERFIVVEELLRWGAPVEHHWNADRQIAPILARYGTPEQRRRFVDPICAGELSFALGMSEPDAGSDLAAVATRAVKVERGWRVNGTKIWTSGAHESDWFIILCRTSDEEDRRQGLSRLIVDLHGEGVTVKPIEFLDGTSEFNEVSMVDVFVPDDLLVGEVGAGWSQNVAELVYERGGPERWLSPYLLVEQLLREHADGLPDAYAAVVADATAAWWAMRRLSLQIARKIDRGEAPAHESALVKDIGTRFEQKLVADLLDVAEQDVVEDEPGSFRGLLFAAVLNNPAWTLRGGTTEILRTIITRGLR from the coding sequence ATGTCAGCAACGGCGCGCGATACGGAGCTTACGGCGACCGAACTCGCCCTGCAGAGCGAGGTCCGCGAGTTCCTCGCGGCAGAGCTTCCGAGGGGCAGCTTCGTCCCCGGACTCGGGATGGTCGGCGGACGCGACCCGGAGTTCTCGAGGAAGCTGGCCCAGCGGGGATGGCTGGGGATGTCGATCCCCGCGGAGCACGGCGGGGCGGGGCGTTCGGCGGTGGAGCGATTCATCGTCGTGGAGGAGCTGCTGCGATGGGGCGCGCCGGTCGAGCACCACTGGAACGCCGACCGCCAGATCGCGCCGATCCTCGCCCGCTACGGCACCCCCGAGCAGCGCCGTCGGTTCGTGGATCCCATCTGCGCGGGTGAGCTGTCGTTCGCCCTCGGGATGAGTGAACCGGATGCCGGCAGCGACCTCGCCGCCGTCGCCACCCGCGCTGTCAAGGTCGAGCGCGGCTGGCGGGTCAACGGCACCAAGATCTGGACGAGCGGAGCGCACGAGAGCGACTGGTTCATCATCCTGTGCCGCACCAGCGACGAGGAGGACCGCAGGCAGGGCCTGTCGCGCCTTATCGTCGACCTCCACGGGGAGGGCGTGACGGTGAAGCCGATCGAGTTCCTCGACGGGACCTCGGAGTTCAACGAGGTGTCGATGGTTGACGTCTTCGTGCCCGATGACCTCCTGGTCGGCGAGGTGGGGGCGGGCTGGAGCCAGAACGTCGCGGAGCTCGTGTACGAGCGGGGCGGACCCGAGCGGTGGCTGTCGCCGTACCTCCTCGTCGAGCAGCTGCTCCGCGAGCACGCCGACGGGCTTCCGGATGCCTACGCCGCTGTCGTCGCGGACGCCACGGCGGCCTGGTGGGCGATGCGGCGGCTCTCCCTGCAGATCGCACGCAAGATCGATCGGGGGGAGGCTCCCGCTCACGAGTCGGCGCTCGTCAAGGACATCGGGACGCGGTTCGAGCAGAAGCTCGTCGCCGACCTGCTGGACGTCGCCGAGCAGGACGTGGTCGAGGACGAACCCGGATCGTTCCGCGGGCTCCTCTTCGCCGCCGTCCTCAATAACCCGGCCTGGACACTCCGCGGAGGGACCACCGAGATCCTCCGCACCATCATCACGAGGGGGCTGCGATGA
- a CDS encoding acyl-CoA dehydrogenase family protein codes for MSDDSDQIAEVVDEVLSAWGPADQAKPETSLAAWEALLELGFPYVSLDEDLGGSGGSHEDAFAVLRALGAHGSGAPIAESGLLAGWLLTQAGLEIEPRLVAFAPPLGGTLTYDGRTVAGEVSGVAWAEHAAYLVALAEGPDGPVVVEVPAEALAVSATAHTLAGTPRSRVVLDQAAPARVAPSTVDAGRLLRRAAATRVALIAGGLERARDLSVRYTAERVQFGQPVAKFQAVQVHLARLAEDAALVGMTADLVASALDSSPDPAFDIAAATLVARASTRESTKAAHQAHGAMGVTREYPLHVVTRHLWQWAHDYGSLSLWRGVVLDAVRAGGADGYYPLIAAETNGPGR; via the coding sequence ATGAGCGACGACAGCGACCAGATCGCCGAGGTCGTCGACGAGGTGCTCAGCGCGTGGGGACCGGCCGACCAGGCGAAGCCCGAGACGAGCCTCGCCGCGTGGGAGGCCCTGCTCGAGCTCGGCTTCCCGTACGTGTCGCTCGATGAGGATCTCGGCGGCTCCGGCGGCTCGCACGAGGACGCGTTCGCCGTCCTCCGGGCGCTGGGCGCCCATGGCTCGGGTGCGCCGATCGCCGAGTCCGGGCTGCTCGCCGGGTGGCTGCTCACCCAGGCGGGGCTCGAGATCGAACCCCGACTGGTGGCGTTCGCACCCCCGCTCGGCGGGACGCTGACCTACGACGGCCGGACCGTCGCCGGAGAGGTGTCGGGTGTCGCCTGGGCGGAGCACGCCGCGTACCTCGTCGCTCTGGCCGAAGGACCCGACGGTCCGGTGGTCGTGGAGGTGCCCGCGGAGGCGCTGGCGGTGAGCGCGACCGCGCACACCCTCGCCGGCACACCGCGCAGCAGAGTCGTGCTCGACCAGGCAGCGCCCGCCCGCGTCGCACCCAGCACGGTCGATGCGGGCCGGCTCCTCCGGCGGGCGGCGGCCACCCGCGTCGCACTCATCGCCGGCGGACTGGAGCGGGCCCGCGATCTCAGCGTCCGGTACACCGCCGAGAGGGTCCAGTTCGGGCAGCCCGTCGCCAAGTTCCAAGCGGTCCAGGTGCATCTGGCACGCCTCGCCGAAGATGCGGCGCTCGTCGGGATGACGGCCGATCTCGTGGCATCCGCTCTCGATTCCTCCCCCGATCCCGCTTTCGACATCGCCGCCGCCACCCTCGTGGCGCGGGCGTCGACGAGGGAGTCCACCAAGGCGGCGCACCAGGCGCACGGCGCTATGGGCGTCACCCGGGAGTACCCGCTGCACGTCGTGACCCGCCACCTCTGGCAGTGGGCGCACGACTACGGCTCGCTGAGCCTGTGGCGCGGCGTCGTCCTCGACGCGGTGCGCGCGGGGGGTGCCGACGGCTACTACCCGCTGATCGCGGCCGAGACGAACGGCCCCGGGAGATGA
- a CDS encoding SDR family oxidoreductase, translated as MTLLEGKSVIVTGAGRGLGRAYAFAAGAAGASIVVNDIDSVSADRTVADLSAAGFPAVAAPGATDETRVGVRLVDTALGEFGRLDGVVANAGVMRAASIWEETTANLEWHFRVNVVGVANVVVPAAKAMRDSGGGSVVLVTSGARTGLPGIGAYGASKGAVATLAWTWATELADAGIRVNAISPVANTDMFALAVNQLAPPPDPEQIAPVVTYLLSDRSRRITGQIVRFTGTVAGLYPSPVPLSAEASADGWTAEEIADAIEGPLAHGIADVSSGADLLRVPLEPTR; from the coding sequence ATGACGCTGCTCGAGGGAAAGTCCGTCATCGTCACGGGTGCCGGCCGCGGGCTCGGGCGAGCATATGCGTTCGCCGCCGGAGCAGCCGGCGCCTCGATCGTCGTCAACGACATCGACTCCGTCTCCGCCGACCGCACCGTGGCCGACCTTTCCGCCGCAGGGTTCCCGGCCGTCGCCGCGCCCGGCGCCACGGATGAGACGCGCGTCGGCGTCAGGCTCGTCGACACGGCGCTCGGCGAGTTCGGCCGACTGGACGGGGTCGTGGCCAATGCCGGGGTCATGCGTGCGGCGTCGATCTGGGAGGAGACCACCGCGAACCTCGAGTGGCACTTCCGGGTGAACGTCGTCGGCGTCGCGAACGTCGTCGTGCCCGCCGCGAAGGCCATGCGCGACAGCGGCGGCGGATCGGTCGTGCTGGTCACATCGGGGGCGCGCACCGGCTTGCCGGGGATCGGCGCCTACGGAGCCAGCAAGGGTGCGGTCGCGACGCTCGCGTGGACCTGGGCGACCGAATTGGCGGATGCCGGCATCCGTGTCAATGCGATCTCCCCGGTCGCCAACACCGACATGTTCGCGCTGGCCGTCAACCAGCTCGCCCCGCCTCCCGACCCCGAGCAGATCGCACCGGTCGTGACCTATCTCCTCTCCGATCGCTCACGACGGATCACCGGTCAGATCGTCCGGTTCACCGGCACCGTCGCCGGGCTCTATCCCTCGCCGGTCCCGCTGTCGGCGGAGGCGTCGGCGGACGGATGGACCGCGGAGGAGATCGCGGACGCCATCGAGGGTCCGCTCGCCCACGGCATCGCGGATGTCTCCTCGGGCGCCGACCTGCTGCGCGTGCCGCTGGAGCCGACCCGGTGA
- a CDS encoding glucose 1-dehydrogenase, with translation MTERLAEKVVVVTGAAQGMGQTHARRLVAEGALVVLADIDEEGTAVLARELGEAALPVRLDVTREADWSDALDRAVERFGRVDALINNAGLLARGDVDSTPRETWERVMNVNATGVYLGTAAVMPLLKAQSSGSIVNISSVDGLRGTDHLFAYTASKWAVTGMTKAAAMECAPWGIRVNSVHPGLILTPMSESLGPTRLAIPMGRGARPEEVSAMVAFLASDESAYCTGAEFVIDGGLTAGIPHRDPSAVA, from the coding sequence GTGACCGAGCGCCTCGCGGAGAAGGTGGTCGTCGTCACGGGAGCCGCCCAGGGGATGGGCCAGACGCACGCACGCCGTCTCGTCGCCGAAGGAGCGCTGGTCGTGCTCGCGGACATCGACGAGGAGGGCACCGCGGTGCTTGCCCGCGAACTCGGCGAGGCAGCCCTGCCGGTGAGGCTGGACGTGACCCGGGAGGCCGACTGGTCGGACGCGCTCGATCGTGCGGTCGAGCGGTTCGGGCGCGTCGACGCGCTCATTAACAACGCGGGGCTCCTTGCCCGGGGTGACGTGGACTCGACCCCGCGCGAGACCTGGGAGCGGGTGATGAACGTGAACGCCACCGGCGTGTACCTCGGCACGGCAGCTGTCATGCCGCTCCTGAAGGCGCAGTCCTCCGGGTCGATCGTCAACATCTCCTCGGTCGACGGGCTGCGCGGCACCGACCACCTCTTCGCCTATACGGCGAGCAAGTGGGCGGTGACGGGAATGACCAAGGCGGCGGCCATGGAATGCGCGCCGTGGGGAATCCGCGTCAACTCGGTGCATCCGGGGCTGATCCTGACCCCGATGTCCGAGTCCCTGGGCCCGACGCGCCTCGCGATCCCGATGGGGCGAGGGGCCCGGCCCGAAGAGGTCTCGGCGATGGTGGCGTTCCTCGCCTCGGACGAGTCCGCGTACTGCACGGGGGCGGAGTTCGTGATCGACGGCGGCCTGACCGCCGGCATCCCGCACCGCGACCCCAGCGCCGTCGCCTGA
- a CDS encoding MFS transporter, whose translation MDSHRPRPHLSRSAAFWTSSGIIVTILAASSAPSPLYPFYEETIGLTHIDISFAFSGYPIGLLLALLIAGSISDHLGRKPVIIVSLAGLICSMVLLLVATATPVLIAGRLLQGLSTGVALGAVGAYLVELAPVGRPHLASLVNSAGAVIGTAVGAILGSVAALVWPSTPMVVFGLLLVIFAGELVSISLSPESWRRVPGLAASLVPRIHIPRRVRREAPWTMLGLFLAWAASSVTLSLAPVLLSDLVGGSGAILGAVVVLTMCLPGAVAAFVLAKQSAATIMIVTVISLIPGAGLTILGTSLSSLTAYLAGTAIAGIGVGASLLGALRMLTTAADPEHRAGAISAVYVAAYVGLALPTILVGALASTLGLANAFLAFEAAVVAFAVVSLIGLVLTTRPGPPGPASAQFKEAT comes from the coding sequence ATGGACTCCCACCGACCTCGCCCGCATCTCAGCCGGAGCGCGGCGTTCTGGACCTCGAGCGGGATCATCGTCACCATCCTCGCCGCCTCGAGCGCGCCATCCCCTCTCTATCCCTTCTACGAGGAGACGATCGGGCTCACTCACATCGACATCTCGTTCGCCTTCAGCGGCTACCCGATCGGGCTGCTGCTCGCTCTTCTCATCGCCGGATCAATCTCGGATCACCTCGGCCGCAAGCCGGTGATCATCGTCTCGCTGGCGGGACTCATCTGCTCGATGGTCCTCCTGCTCGTCGCCACGGCGACGCCGGTCCTGATAGCGGGTCGCCTGCTGCAGGGACTGTCGACCGGGGTCGCCCTGGGCGCGGTCGGCGCGTATCTCGTCGAGCTCGCACCCGTCGGGCGTCCCCACCTGGCCAGTCTGGTCAACAGCGCGGGGGCGGTGATCGGCACCGCGGTCGGCGCCATTCTCGGGAGCGTGGCGGCGCTGGTCTGGCCCTCGACGCCGATGGTTGTCTTCGGCCTCCTCCTCGTGATCTTCGCCGGCGAATTGGTCAGCATCTCGTTGTCGCCGGAGTCCTGGCGCCGCGTGCCGGGGCTGGCCGCCTCGCTCGTTCCCCGTATCCACATCCCCCGGCGGGTTCGTCGCGAAGCGCCCTGGACGATGCTTGGCCTCTTCCTCGCGTGGGCGGCATCCAGCGTGACCCTCTCTCTGGCGCCCGTGCTGCTCAGCGACCTCGTGGGCGGTTCCGGGGCGATCCTCGGCGCAGTCGTTGTCCTGACGATGTGCCTGCCGGGGGCGGTCGCGGCCTTCGTGCTCGCGAAGCAGTCTGCGGCCACCATCATGATCGTGACCGTGATCAGCCTCATCCCGGGCGCAGGACTCACGATCCTCGGCACGTCGCTGAGCTCCCTGACCGCCTATCTCGCGGGCACCGCGATCGCAGGCATCGGCGTCGGTGCGTCCCTGCTGGGCGCCCTCCGGATGCTGACGACAGCAGCCGACCCCGAACACCGGGCGGGCGCGATCAGCGCGGTGTACGTCGCGGCGTACGTCGGACTCGCGCTCCCCACCATCCTCGTCGGCGCACTGGCGTCCACGCTGGGCCTCGCAAACGCCTTTCTGGCGTTCGAGGCGGCTGTCGTGGCATTCGCGGTGGTCAGCCTGATCGGACTCGTCCTCACCACCCGGCCAGGTCCGCCGGGACCCGCCAGTGCGCAGTTCAAGGAGGCAACATGA
- a CDS encoding NAD-dependent succinate-semialdehyde dehydrogenase, producing the protein MTIATSLDERSVIADVPDGLFIGGRWVQTEARIAVRDPSSGKTLAAIADAGAREGVAALDAASGAQRGWARSSARDRARVLTRAYELVQQRRDEFALLMTLEMGKPLPQSYAEVDYASEFLRWYAEEAVRIGGWYGSNPENTGRMILSHHPVGPALLITPWNFPLAMATRKVAPAIAAGCTSIIKPAALTPLSTLAFARVLEQAGLPDGVVNVVTTSASGALSGAVLKDARLRKLSFTGSTEVGRTLIAQAAENILRVSMELGGNAPFLVFEDADLDAAVEGALQAKFRNIGQACTAANRLLVHESVAGAFADRFARRVEAMKIGRGTEPDVEIGPLIDDRAVDKAGRLVTDAVSRGARPVLEGGAIEGAGSFYAPTVLSDVPRDARIGSEEIFGPVAAISSFRDEDDAIAAANATEYGLVAYAYTESVSRGQRLMEQLETGMLGWNVGVLSNAAAPFGGVKQSGFGREGGAEGIHDYLSMKYTLTPNPYR; encoded by the coding sequence ATGACCATCGCTACCTCGCTCGACGAGCGTTCCGTCATCGCGGACGTCCCCGACGGCCTCTTCATCGGAGGACGCTGGGTCCAGACTGAAGCGCGCATCGCCGTGCGCGACCCGTCGTCGGGCAAGACGCTGGCCGCCATAGCCGACGCCGGCGCCCGCGAGGGCGTCGCGGCCCTCGACGCCGCCTCCGGCGCTCAGCGCGGGTGGGCGAGGTCGAGCGCCCGCGACAGAGCGCGGGTGCTGACCCGGGCGTACGAACTGGTGCAGCAGCGCCGTGACGAGTTCGCCCTCCTCATGACCCTGGAGATGGGAAAGCCGCTCCCGCAGTCGTACGCGGAGGTGGACTACGCCAGCGAGTTTCTCCGCTGGTACGCCGAGGAGGCGGTCCGCATCGGCGGGTGGTACGGCAGCAATCCCGAGAACACTGGGCGGATGATCCTGTCGCATCACCCAGTCGGTCCGGCCCTTCTCATCACCCCGTGGAACTTCCCGCTGGCGATGGCTACGCGCAAAGTCGCTCCCGCGATCGCGGCGGGCTGCACGAGCATCATCAAGCCCGCTGCGCTCACTCCCCTGAGCACGCTGGCGTTCGCCCGGGTCCTGGAGCAGGCGGGTCTCCCCGACGGCGTCGTCAACGTCGTCACCACATCGGCATCCGGGGCCCTCTCGGGCGCGGTTCTGAAAGATGCGCGGCTCCGCAAACTCAGCTTCACCGGCTCCACCGAGGTTGGCCGAACACTTATCGCACAGGCGGCCGAGAACATCCTCCGGGTCTCGATGGAACTGGGCGGGAATGCGCCGTTTCTCGTCTTCGAAGACGCCGACCTCGACGCCGCAGTGGAGGGCGCGCTGCAGGCGAAGTTCCGCAACATCGGCCAGGCATGCACCGCCGCAAACCGCCTTCTCGTTCACGAGTCGGTCGCCGGGGCGTTCGCCGATCGCTTCGCGCGCCGGGTGGAGGCGATGAAGATCGGCCGCGGAACAGAACCCGATGTAGAGATCGGTCCGCTGATCGACGACCGCGCCGTCGACAAGGCGGGCCGGCTCGTGACCGACGCGGTGTCGCGAGGCGCGCGGCCGGTGCTCGAAGGCGGGGCGATCGAGGGAGCGGGATCCTTCTACGCCCCGACCGTTCTGAGCGACGTACCCCGCGATGCCCGGATCGGCAGCGAGGAGATCTTCGGGCCCGTTGCAGCGATCAGCAGCTTCCGCGACGAGGACGACGCGATCGCCGCGGCGAACGCCACCGAGTACGGTCTCGTGGCGTACGCGTACACCGAGAGCGTGTCGCGCGGTCAGCGCCTGATGGAGCAGCTTGAGACGGGGATGCTCGGCTGGAACGTCGGCGTGCTGTCCAACGCCGCGGCGCCGTTCGGCGGCGTGAAGCAGTCCGGCTTCGGTCGCGAGGGCGGTGCCGAGGGCATTCACGACTACCTCTCGATGAAGTACACGCTCACTCCGAACCCGTACCGGTGA